From a single Silene latifolia isolate original U9 population chromosome 6, ASM4854445v1, whole genome shotgun sequence genomic region:
- the LOC141586976 gene encoding 3-ketoacyl-CoA synthase 17-like → MIFPIIFLLIIAIIFMSKKSRKAVYLVNHASFKAKKSQQVTRKKSIGMIKLLGPNLADDTVKLLKKMILTSGIGDATYAPEAYLSMPLNFSLDNARSEAEVAIFTTVKSVLANTGVKPEKIGVLIVNCSIFNPVPSLTSMIVNKFKLKEDVKSFSLSGMGCSAGLAAIALAHDVLQVNKDTYALIVSTEILTQAMYTGDEPNKQPINCLFRVGGSAILLSNNPSDRHVSKYQFVHSVRTNTSNSNSSYKCIHLDEDSLGLRGVTLTRDLIVEAKIAIKANLTTLGYVILPLSDKIMFCLDYLVDRVGLSKKGSDPRVPNFGKVIDHFVSHVGGKFVIDALERTVKLDVEPARMTLHRFGNTSSSSVWYGLAYTEAKRKIKNGDRVWHIAFGSGFKCNSVIWQALKNVEPNMDNPWIEDIHLYPIKEDFQAYPLAFE, encoded by the exons ATGATTTTCCCCATAATTTTCCTCCTAATTATAGCAATAATATTCATGTCGAAGAAATCACGTAAAGCCGTGTATTTAGTAAACCATGCAAGTTTCAAAGCCAAGAAATCTCAACAAGTCACTAGAAAAAAATCAATTGGCATGATCAAACTCTTAGGCCCAAATTTAGCTGATGATACAGTTAAATTACTTAAGAAGATGATCTTGACGTCGGGAATCGGGGACGCCACGTATGCACCAGAAGCATACTTGAGTATGCCACTCAATTTTTCACTTGATAATGCAAGGAGTGAAGCTGAGGTGGCCATTTTTACGACGGTCAAGTCAGTGTTAGCAAATACCGGGGTGAAACCGGAGAAAATCGGAGTGCTGATTGTTAATTGTAGTATTTTTAACCCGGTTCCTTCGTTAACATCCATGATTGTTAACAAGTTTAAGCTTAAGGAGGATGTTAAGAGCTTTAGTCTTTCTGGAATGGGTTGTAGTGCTGGACTTGCTGCCATTGCCCTAGCTCATGACGTTCTTCAG GTGAACAAGGACACCTACGCCCTGATAGTAAGTACCGAAATATTGACCCAAGCTATGTACACTGGAGACGAGCCGAATAAGCAGCCTATTAACTGTCTTTTTCGGGTTGGCGGGTCAGCCATTCTCCTATCCAACAACCCGTCCGACCGACATGTGTCCAAGTACCAATTTGTCCATAGTGTTCGTACAAACACTAGTAATTCAAATAGTTCCTATAAATGCATTCACTTAGACGAAGACTCATTAGGTCTAAGAGGGGTTACTTTAACCAGAGATCTCATAGTCGAGGCGAAAATTGCAATTAAAGCTAATCTAACCACATTAGGCTACGTGATCCTACCCTTGAGTGACAAAATCATGTTCTGTTTGGATTATTTAGTGGATCGGGTTGGGTTAAGCAAGAAAGGTTCCGATCCCCGGGTTCCAAATTTCGGAAAGGTTATTGACCATTTTGTTTCCCATGTCGGGGGTAAATTCGTAATTGATGCGTTGGAGAGAACGGTTAAACTTGATGTCGAACCAGCTAGGATGACATTGCATAGGTTCGGTAATACTTCTAGTAGTTCGGTTTGGTACGGATTAGCATATACCGAAGCTAAACGTAAGATTAAAAATGGTGATCGGGTTTGGCATATTGCATTCGGGTCGGGTTTTAAATGCAATAGTGTGATTTGGCAGGCGTTAAAGAATGTGGAGCCGAATATGGATAACCCGTGGATTGAAGATATTCATCTTTATCCTATCAAAGAGGATTTTCAAGCATACCCTTTGGCTTTTGAGTAA